A single Vespula vulgaris chromosome 3, iyVesVulg1.1, whole genome shotgun sequence DNA region contains:
- the LOC127062655 gene encoding uncharacterized protein LOC127062655 isoform X3 — protein sequence MYIRKEANRTVSPSTYVLRCFVVVMMIAAAATFLHLNNYRPKQTFLSCDRPCHHLDWPMICRVKLTLEVFQSLSKSCGNCLSNETACLANNCVSADGQRRGIMTANRQMPGPSIQVCENDILVVDVVNKLPGKAAAIHWRGQSQIETPCMDGTPLVTQCPIPSYTTFQYKFRASAAGADITNGVFGSLIVRQADIRDPQRAFYDVDDPNHVILVTHWQHSPEMSLDHGHTKPAILLVNGKGRQMNGPKVPYTTFTVVPGRRHRFRAANAGGAGSCPIRISIDNHSLYLITLDGHPIEPRYVTSITLAKGERADFILKASKKTSSYWMNISTPKKCGTIPVYGAAIIKYQGSPVDRLETTNSDDIPVDQSEDQEMDTNRVAMTTVYDETCNNLENFCINEIRGMRKMPKFLTTKTDLTIYLPINYMVQSTDSIEDGGVDIKSLNVNNVTFTYPSSPLLTQSGDIPKGLLCTGKDEDDHNENNETTSSSRNCHNDNRDANDTCECVHMRYIPLGATVEIILLDQAGMDDLVYHLHGYNFYVVGVQKFDRSMSLDDVKHLDRKELLFSRNLDCAPSKDTITVPKFGAVALRFKANNPGYWMLRDEHAVDWTRGLDVILQVGQPNEMIAAPQDFPKCGSFVGPDYFLI from the exons ATGTACATTAGAAAGGAAGCGAACAGAACGGTGTCACCGAGCACTTATGTGCTAAGGTGCTTCGTGGTAGTGATGATGATCGCTGCTGCTGCAACATTTctgcatttaaataattacaggCCCA aacaaACTTTCTTATCCTGTGACAGACCATGTCATCATTTAGATTGGCCAATGATTTGTCGGGTGAAACTTACATTGGAAGTGTTCCAATCACTCAGCAA ATCATGTGGAAATTGCTTATCGAACGAAACCGCTTGTCTGGCTAATAATTGCGTATCAGCGGATGGACAAAGGCGGGGCATAATGACGGCGAATCGACAAATGCCGGGACCTAGTATACAG GTTTGCGAGAACGATATTTTAGTAGTGGACGTAGTTAACAAACTTCCAGGTAAAGCGGCTGCCATACATTGGCGTGGTCAATCTCAAATCGAAACACCCTGTATGGATGGTACGCCGTTGGTAACGCAGTGTCCAATACCAAGCTATACCACTTTTCAATACAAGTTCCGAGCGTCGGCTGCTG GTGCCGACATAACGAACGGCGTTTTTGGATCGTTGATAGTTCGGCAAGCAGACATTCGCGATCCTCAACGTGCTTTTTATGATGTCGATGACCCGAACCACGTGATACTAGTTACGCACTGGCAGCATTCTCCGGAAATGTCACTCGATCATGGTCACACAAAGCCAGCGATACTTCTCGTCAATGGTAAAGGACGGCAGATGAATGGACCAAAAGTTCCTTATACGACATTTACCGTCGTTCCTGGACGACGTCATCGTTTTCGAGCTGCCAATGCCGGTGGAGCTGGATCTTGTCCCATTAGAATTTCTATCGATAATCATTCTCTTTACTTGATAACTTTGGATGGACATCCTATCGAACCTCGATACGTTACATCGATTACTTTAGCGAAAG GCGAGAGAGcggattttatattaaaggCAAGCAAAAAGACCTCCTCTTATTGGATGAACATAAGTACGCCAAAGAAATGCGGAACAATTCCTGTTTATGGTGCtgcgattataaaatatcaaggGAGTCCTGTGGATCGTTTAGAAACTACGAATTCGGACGACATTCCGGTCGATCAAAGCGAAGATCAGGAAATGGATACGAATCGAGTCGCGATGACGACCGTTTACGACGAAACGTGTAACAATCTTGAGAATTTTTGTATCAACGAAATTCGAGGAATGCGTAAAATGCCGAAATTTCTTACTACCAAAACCGATTTGACTATTTATCTACCGATTAATTACATGGTGCAGTCAACCGATTCAATAG aagaTGGCGGCGTCGATATAAAATCCTTAAATGTGAACAACGTTACGTTCACTTATCCTTCGTCACCGTTATTGACGCAAAGTGGCGACATACCGAAAGGCTTGCTGTGTACGGGAAAGGACGAAGATGATCATAATGAGAACAACGAAACCACGTCGTCCTCGCGAAACTGTCACAATGATAACAGAGACGCCAACGACACGTGCGAATGCGTTCATATGCGTTATATCCCTCTCGGAGCGACCGTGGAAATAATTCTCTTGGATCAAG CTGGAATGGACGATCTCGTCTATCATCTACACGGATACAACTTTTACGTTGTCGGAGTTCAGAAATTTGACAGAAGCATGTCTCTGGATGATGTCAAGCATCTTGACAGAAAGGAATTACTTTTCTCCCGTAATTTGGATTGTGCACCGTCGAAAGACACGATAACAGTGCCGAAATTCGGCGCTGTCGCTCTCAGATTTAAAGCTAATAATCCTG GATATTGGATGCTGAGGGACGAACACGCAGTCGATTGGACCCGTGGCCTAGATGTTATCCTACAGGTTGGTCAACCTAATGAGATGATAGCAGCGCCGCAAGATTTCCCAAAATGTGGCTCCTTCGTCGGACCCGACTACTTTCTGATATAg
- the LOC127062655 gene encoding uncharacterized protein LOC127062655 isoform X5 — MICRVKLTLEVFQSLSKSCGNCLSNETACLANNCVSADGQRRGIMTANRQMPGPSIQVCENDILVVDVVNKLPGKAAAIHWRGQSQIETPCMDGTPLVTQCPIPSYTTFQYKFRASAAGTHLWHAHAGADITNGVFGSLIVRQADIRDPQRAFYDVDDPNHVILVTHWQHSPEMSLDHGHTKPAILLVNGKGRQMNGPKVPYTTFTVVPGRRHRFRAANAGGAGSCPIRISIDNHSLYLITLDGHPIEPRYVTSITLAKGERADFILKASKKTSSYWMNISTPKKCGTIPVYGAAIIKYQGSPVDRLETTNSDDIPVDQSEDQEMDTNRVAMTTVYDETCNNLENFCINEIRGMRKMPKFLTTKTDLTIYLPINYMVQSTDSIEDGGVDIKSLNVNNVTFTYPSSPLLTQSGDIPKGLLCTGKDEDDHNENNETTSSSRNCHNDNRDANDTCECVHMRYIPLGATVEIILLDQAGMDDLVYHLHGYNFYVVGVQKFDRSMSLDDVKHLDRKELLFSRNLDCAPSKDTITVPKFGAVALRFKANNPGYWMLRDEHAVDWTRGLDVILQVGQPNEMIAAPQDFPKCGSFVGPDYFLI, encoded by the exons ATGATTTGTCGGGTGAAACTTACATTGGAAGTGTTCCAATCACTCAGCAA ATCATGTGGAAATTGCTTATCGAACGAAACCGCTTGTCTGGCTAATAATTGCGTATCAGCGGATGGACAAAGGCGGGGCATAATGACGGCGAATCGACAAATGCCGGGACCTAGTATACAG GTTTGCGAGAACGATATTTTAGTAGTGGACGTAGTTAACAAACTTCCAGGTAAAGCGGCTGCCATACATTGGCGTGGTCAATCTCAAATCGAAACACCCTGTATGGATGGTACGCCGTTGGTAACGCAGTGTCCAATACCAAGCTATACCACTTTTCAATACAAGTTCCGAGCGTCGGCTGCTGGTACACATCTATGGCATGCGCATGCAG GTGCCGACATAACGAACGGCGTTTTTGGATCGTTGATAGTTCGGCAAGCAGACATTCGCGATCCTCAACGTGCTTTTTATGATGTCGATGACCCGAACCACGTGATACTAGTTACGCACTGGCAGCATTCTCCGGAAATGTCACTCGATCATGGTCACACAAAGCCAGCGATACTTCTCGTCAATGGTAAAGGACGGCAGATGAATGGACCAAAAGTTCCTTATACGACATTTACCGTCGTTCCTGGACGACGTCATCGTTTTCGAGCTGCCAATGCCGGTGGAGCTGGATCTTGTCCCATTAGAATTTCTATCGATAATCATTCTCTTTACTTGATAACTTTGGATGGACATCCTATCGAACCTCGATACGTTACATCGATTACTTTAGCGAAAG GCGAGAGAGcggattttatattaaaggCAAGCAAAAAGACCTCCTCTTATTGGATGAACATAAGTACGCCAAAGAAATGCGGAACAATTCCTGTTTATGGTGCtgcgattataaaatatcaaggGAGTCCTGTGGATCGTTTAGAAACTACGAATTCGGACGACATTCCGGTCGATCAAAGCGAAGATCAGGAAATGGATACGAATCGAGTCGCGATGACGACCGTTTACGACGAAACGTGTAACAATCTTGAGAATTTTTGTATCAACGAAATTCGAGGAATGCGTAAAATGCCGAAATTTCTTACTACCAAAACCGATTTGACTATTTATCTACCGATTAATTACATGGTGCAGTCAACCGATTCAATAG aagaTGGCGGCGTCGATATAAAATCCTTAAATGTGAACAACGTTACGTTCACTTATCCTTCGTCACCGTTATTGACGCAAAGTGGCGACATACCGAAAGGCTTGCTGTGTACGGGAAAGGACGAAGATGATCATAATGAGAACAACGAAACCACGTCGTCCTCGCGAAACTGTCACAATGATAACAGAGACGCCAACGACACGTGCGAATGCGTTCATATGCGTTATATCCCTCTCGGAGCGACCGTGGAAATAATTCTCTTGGATCAAG CTGGAATGGACGATCTCGTCTATCATCTACACGGATACAACTTTTACGTTGTCGGAGTTCAGAAATTTGACAGAAGCATGTCTCTGGATGATGTCAAGCATCTTGACAGAAAGGAATTACTTTTCTCCCGTAATTTGGATTGTGCACCGTCGAAAGACACGATAACAGTGCCGAAATTCGGCGCTGTCGCTCTCAGATTTAAAGCTAATAATCCTG GATATTGGATGCTGAGGGACGAACACGCAGTCGATTGGACCCGTGGCCTAGATGTTATCCTACAGGTTGGTCAACCTAATGAGATGATAGCAGCGCCGCAAGATTTCCCAAAATGTGGCTCCTTCGTCGGACCCGACTACTTTCTGATATAg
- the LOC127062655 gene encoding uncharacterized protein LOC127062655 isoform X1, whose product MYIRKEANRTVSPSTYVLRCFVVVMMIAAAATFLHLNNYRPKQTFLSCDRPCHHLDWPMICRVKLTLEVFQSLSKSCGNCLSNETACLANNCVSADGQRRGIMTANRQMPGPSIQVCENDILVVDVVNKLPGKAAAIHWRGQSQIETPCMDGTPLVTQCPIPSYTTFQYKFRASAAGTHLWHAHAGADITNGVFGSLIVRQADIRDPQRAFYDVDDPNHVILVTHWQHSPEMSLDHGHTKPAILLVNGKGRQMNGPKVPYTTFTVVPGRRHRFRAANAGGAGSCPIRISIDNHSLYLITLDGHPIEPRYVTSITLAKGERADFILKASKKTSSYWMNISTPKKCGTIPVYGAAIIKYQGSPVDRLETTNSDDIPVDQSEDQEMDTNRVAMTTVYDETCNNLENFCINEIRGMRKMPKFLTTKTDLTIYLPINYMVQSTDSIEDGGVDIKSLNVNNVTFTYPSSPLLTQSGDIPKGLLCTGKDEDDHNENNETTSSSRNCHNDNRDANDTCECVHMRYIPLGATVEIILLDQAGMDDLVYHLHGYNFYVVGVQKFDRSMSLDDVKHLDRKELLFSRNLDCAPSKDTITVPKFGAVALRFKANNPGYWMLRDEHAVDWTRGLDVILQVGQPNEMIAAPQDFPKCGSFVGPDYFLI is encoded by the exons ATGTACATTAGAAAGGAAGCGAACAGAACGGTGTCACCGAGCACTTATGTGCTAAGGTGCTTCGTGGTAGTGATGATGATCGCTGCTGCTGCAACATTTctgcatttaaataattacaggCCCA aacaaACTTTCTTATCCTGTGACAGACCATGTCATCATTTAGATTGGCCAATGATTTGTCGGGTGAAACTTACATTGGAAGTGTTCCAATCACTCAGCAA ATCATGTGGAAATTGCTTATCGAACGAAACCGCTTGTCTGGCTAATAATTGCGTATCAGCGGATGGACAAAGGCGGGGCATAATGACGGCGAATCGACAAATGCCGGGACCTAGTATACAG GTTTGCGAGAACGATATTTTAGTAGTGGACGTAGTTAACAAACTTCCAGGTAAAGCGGCTGCCATACATTGGCGTGGTCAATCTCAAATCGAAACACCCTGTATGGATGGTACGCCGTTGGTAACGCAGTGTCCAATACCAAGCTATACCACTTTTCAATACAAGTTCCGAGCGTCGGCTGCTGGTACACATCTATGGCATGCGCATGCAG GTGCCGACATAACGAACGGCGTTTTTGGATCGTTGATAGTTCGGCAAGCAGACATTCGCGATCCTCAACGTGCTTTTTATGATGTCGATGACCCGAACCACGTGATACTAGTTACGCACTGGCAGCATTCTCCGGAAATGTCACTCGATCATGGTCACACAAAGCCAGCGATACTTCTCGTCAATGGTAAAGGACGGCAGATGAATGGACCAAAAGTTCCTTATACGACATTTACCGTCGTTCCTGGACGACGTCATCGTTTTCGAGCTGCCAATGCCGGTGGAGCTGGATCTTGTCCCATTAGAATTTCTATCGATAATCATTCTCTTTACTTGATAACTTTGGATGGACATCCTATCGAACCTCGATACGTTACATCGATTACTTTAGCGAAAG GCGAGAGAGcggattttatattaaaggCAAGCAAAAAGACCTCCTCTTATTGGATGAACATAAGTACGCCAAAGAAATGCGGAACAATTCCTGTTTATGGTGCtgcgattataaaatatcaaggGAGTCCTGTGGATCGTTTAGAAACTACGAATTCGGACGACATTCCGGTCGATCAAAGCGAAGATCAGGAAATGGATACGAATCGAGTCGCGATGACGACCGTTTACGACGAAACGTGTAACAATCTTGAGAATTTTTGTATCAACGAAATTCGAGGAATGCGTAAAATGCCGAAATTTCTTACTACCAAAACCGATTTGACTATTTATCTACCGATTAATTACATGGTGCAGTCAACCGATTCAATAG aagaTGGCGGCGTCGATATAAAATCCTTAAATGTGAACAACGTTACGTTCACTTATCCTTCGTCACCGTTATTGACGCAAAGTGGCGACATACCGAAAGGCTTGCTGTGTACGGGAAAGGACGAAGATGATCATAATGAGAACAACGAAACCACGTCGTCCTCGCGAAACTGTCACAATGATAACAGAGACGCCAACGACACGTGCGAATGCGTTCATATGCGTTATATCCCTCTCGGAGCGACCGTGGAAATAATTCTCTTGGATCAAG CTGGAATGGACGATCTCGTCTATCATCTACACGGATACAACTTTTACGTTGTCGGAGTTCAGAAATTTGACAGAAGCATGTCTCTGGATGATGTCAAGCATCTTGACAGAAAGGAATTACTTTTCTCCCGTAATTTGGATTGTGCACCGTCGAAAGACACGATAACAGTGCCGAAATTCGGCGCTGTCGCTCTCAGATTTAAAGCTAATAATCCTG GATATTGGATGCTGAGGGACGAACACGCAGTCGATTGGACCCGTGGCCTAGATGTTATCCTACAGGTTGGTCAACCTAATGAGATGATAGCAGCGCCGCAAGATTTCCCAAAATGTGGCTCCTTCGTCGGACCCGACTACTTTCTGATATAg
- the LOC127062655 gene encoding uncharacterized protein LOC127062655 isoform X2, translating into MYIRKEANRTVSPSTYVLRCFVVVMMIAAAATFLHLNNYRPKQTFLSCDRPCHHLDWPMICRVKLTLEVFQSLSKSCGNCLSNETACLANNCVSADGQRRGIMTANRQMPGPSIQVCENDILVVDVVNKLPGKAAAIHWRGQSQIETPCMDGTPLVTQCPIPSYTTFQYKFRASAAGTHLWHAHAGADITNGVFGSLIVRQADIRDPQRAFYDVDDPNHVILVTHWQHSPEMSLDHGHTKPAILLVNGKGRQMNGPKVPYTTFTVVPGRRHRFRAANAGGAGSCPIRISIDNHSLYLITLDGHPIEPRYVTSITLAKGERADFILKASKKTSSYWMNISTPKKCGTIPVYGAAIIKYQGSPVDRLETTNSDDIPVDQSEDQEMDTNRVAMTTVYDETCNNLENFCINEIRGMRKMPKFLTTKTDLTIYLPINYMVQSTDSIDGGVDIKSLNVNNVTFTYPSSPLLTQSGDIPKGLLCTGKDEDDHNENNETTSSSRNCHNDNRDANDTCECVHMRYIPLGATVEIILLDQAGMDDLVYHLHGYNFYVVGVQKFDRSMSLDDVKHLDRKELLFSRNLDCAPSKDTITVPKFGAVALRFKANNPGYWMLRDEHAVDWTRGLDVILQVGQPNEMIAAPQDFPKCGSFVGPDYFLI; encoded by the exons ATGTACATTAGAAAGGAAGCGAACAGAACGGTGTCACCGAGCACTTATGTGCTAAGGTGCTTCGTGGTAGTGATGATGATCGCTGCTGCTGCAACATTTctgcatttaaataattacaggCCCA aacaaACTTTCTTATCCTGTGACAGACCATGTCATCATTTAGATTGGCCAATGATTTGTCGGGTGAAACTTACATTGGAAGTGTTCCAATCACTCAGCAA ATCATGTGGAAATTGCTTATCGAACGAAACCGCTTGTCTGGCTAATAATTGCGTATCAGCGGATGGACAAAGGCGGGGCATAATGACGGCGAATCGACAAATGCCGGGACCTAGTATACAG GTTTGCGAGAACGATATTTTAGTAGTGGACGTAGTTAACAAACTTCCAGGTAAAGCGGCTGCCATACATTGGCGTGGTCAATCTCAAATCGAAACACCCTGTATGGATGGTACGCCGTTGGTAACGCAGTGTCCAATACCAAGCTATACCACTTTTCAATACAAGTTCCGAGCGTCGGCTGCTGGTACACATCTATGGCATGCGCATGCAG GTGCCGACATAACGAACGGCGTTTTTGGATCGTTGATAGTTCGGCAAGCAGACATTCGCGATCCTCAACGTGCTTTTTATGATGTCGATGACCCGAACCACGTGATACTAGTTACGCACTGGCAGCATTCTCCGGAAATGTCACTCGATCATGGTCACACAAAGCCAGCGATACTTCTCGTCAATGGTAAAGGACGGCAGATGAATGGACCAAAAGTTCCTTATACGACATTTACCGTCGTTCCTGGACGACGTCATCGTTTTCGAGCTGCCAATGCCGGTGGAGCTGGATCTTGTCCCATTAGAATTTCTATCGATAATCATTCTCTTTACTTGATAACTTTGGATGGACATCCTATCGAACCTCGATACGTTACATCGATTACTTTAGCGAAAG GCGAGAGAGcggattttatattaaaggCAAGCAAAAAGACCTCCTCTTATTGGATGAACATAAGTACGCCAAAGAAATGCGGAACAATTCCTGTTTATGGTGCtgcgattataaaatatcaaggGAGTCCTGTGGATCGTTTAGAAACTACGAATTCGGACGACATTCCGGTCGATCAAAGCGAAGATCAGGAAATGGATACGAATCGAGTCGCGATGACGACCGTTTACGACGAAACGTGTAACAATCTTGAGAATTTTTGTATCAACGAAATTCGAGGAATGCGTAAAATGCCGAAATTTCTTACTACCAAAACCGATTTGACTATTTATCTACCGATTAATTACATGGTGCAGTCAACCGATTCAATAG aTGGCGGCGTCGATATAAAATCCTTAAATGTGAACAACGTTACGTTCACTTATCCTTCGTCACCGTTATTGACGCAAAGTGGCGACATACCGAAAGGCTTGCTGTGTACGGGAAAGGACGAAGATGATCATAATGAGAACAACGAAACCACGTCGTCCTCGCGAAACTGTCACAATGATAACAGAGACGCCAACGACACGTGCGAATGCGTTCATATGCGTTATATCCCTCTCGGAGCGACCGTGGAAATAATTCTCTTGGATCAAG CTGGAATGGACGATCTCGTCTATCATCTACACGGATACAACTTTTACGTTGTCGGAGTTCAGAAATTTGACAGAAGCATGTCTCTGGATGATGTCAAGCATCTTGACAGAAAGGAATTACTTTTCTCCCGTAATTTGGATTGTGCACCGTCGAAAGACACGATAACAGTGCCGAAATTCGGCGCTGTCGCTCTCAGATTTAAAGCTAATAATCCTG GATATTGGATGCTGAGGGACGAACACGCAGTCGATTGGACCCGTGGCCTAGATGTTATCCTACAGGTTGGTCAACCTAATGAGATGATAGCAGCGCCGCAAGATTTCCCAAAATGTGGCTCCTTCGTCGGACCCGACTACTTTCTGATATAg
- the LOC127062659 gene encoding uncharacterized protein LOC127062659, whose amino-acid sequence MSCLNGVHAQIVTFFSVPHEILSLQHKVFREYAKVAVGPDFIHTLPSLLILTAMTLLLWKHPPNSKWFFQVTNGFPLIYKTFQITTAWAAIDTVFWSWLIFQRILYCMVWIYWSYETEYRDIVYPWWQRVWSLYYPSPTQSPVLSAGFISWIISMSLSVLALACAISTRRVRAFLDDFSIILQDLFITIKHYIEYLMKKIREIALSWDSDKSSCDGADGSDVSSLCEDYGSEISNIKQSKRQQVHPICYGTNWTPKPNFLSFGKEAQRKASMKSVHTVTGVTETQRAEKFSPRRHKRGCHTAIPSNSSDKSSGC is encoded by the exons ATGTCCTGTCTGAACGGCGTACACGCCCAGATAGTCACGTTCTTTTCCGTTCCCCATGAGATTCTCTCCCTTCAGCACAAGGTTTTTCGCGAATATGCCAAGGTAGCCGTTGGTCCGGATTTCATTCACACCTTGCCGTCACTTTTGATCTTGACCGCGATGACGTTACTTTTGTGGAAGCATCCACCGAATTCCAAGTGGTTCTTTCAAGTTACAAACGGCTTCCCGTTGATCTACAAGACTTTTCAG ATCACCACCGCTTGGGCAGCAATCGACACGGTCTTTTGGTCTTGGTTGATTTTCCAAAGAATACTTTATTGCATGGTTTGGATTTATTGGAGTTAC GAAACCGAATATCGTGACATAGTATATCCTTGGTGGCAACGAGTTTGGTCCTTGTATTATCCGTCCCCAACGCAATCACCAGTTCTCTCGGCCGGCTTCATTAGCTGGATCATTTCAATGTCGCTTTCAGTCTTGGCGTTAGCTTGTGCCATATCTACGAGGCGTGTCAGAGCCTTCCTCGACGATTTTTCAATCATTCTACAGGATTTATTTATCACGATTAAacattatatcgaatatctcATGAAGAA AATACGTGAAATTGCGTTGTCCTGGGATAGCGACAAGTCTTCTTGCGACGGTGCCGATGGAAGTGACGTCAGTTCTCTGTGCGAAGACTATGGATCGGAGATCTCAAATATTAAACAATCGAAACGTCAGCAGGTGCATCCGATCTGTTATGGAACTAACTGGACGCCCAAGCCGAATTTCTTGAGTTTTGGTAAAGAAGCGCAGAGGAAAGCTTCGATGAAGTCCGTGCACACTGTAACGGGTGTCACAGAAACACAACGCGCAGAGAAATTTTCACCCAGACGTCATAAACGTGGCTGTCACACAGCAATACCTAGCAATTCGAGTGACAAATCGAGCGGGTGTTAA
- the LOC127062655 gene encoding uncharacterized protein LOC127062655 isoform X4, translated as MLLRCAIFVGLVSVVATIIYLTPIPEQTFLSCDRPCHHLDWPMICRVKLTLEVFQSLSKSCGNCLSNETACLANNCVSADGQRRGIMTANRQMPGPSIQVCENDILVVDVVNKLPGKAAAIHWRGQSQIETPCMDGTPLVTQCPIPSYTTFQYKFRASAAGTHLWHAHAGADITNGVFGSLIVRQADIRDPQRAFYDVDDPNHVILVTHWQHSPEMSLDHGHTKPAILLVNGKGRQMNGPKVPYTTFTVVPGRRHRFRAANAGGAGSCPIRISIDNHSLYLITLDGHPIEPRYVTSITLAKGERADFILKASKKTSSYWMNISTPKKCGTIPVYGAAIIKYQGSPVDRLETTNSDDIPVDQSEDQEMDTNRVAMTTVYDETCNNLENFCINEIRGMRKMPKFLTTKTDLTIYLPINYMVQSTDSIEDGGVDIKSLNVNNVTFTYPSSPLLTQSGDIPKGLLCTGKDEDDHNENNETTSSSRNCHNDNRDANDTCECVHMRYIPLGATVEIILLDQAGMDDLVYHLHGYNFYVVGVQKFDRSMSLDDVKHLDRKELLFSRNLDCAPSKDTITVPKFGAVALRFKANNPGYWMLRDEHAVDWTRGLDVILQVGQPNEMIAAPQDFPKCGSFVGPDYFLI; from the exons ATGCTTTTGAGATGTGCCATCTTCGTTGGTCTCGTGTCCGTCGTGGccacaattatttatttaacgccAATACCGG aacaaACTTTCTTATCCTGTGACAGACCATGTCATCATTTAGATTGGCCAATGATTTGTCGGGTGAAACTTACATTGGAAGTGTTCCAATCACTCAGCAA ATCATGTGGAAATTGCTTATCGAACGAAACCGCTTGTCTGGCTAATAATTGCGTATCAGCGGATGGACAAAGGCGGGGCATAATGACGGCGAATCGACAAATGCCGGGACCTAGTATACAG GTTTGCGAGAACGATATTTTAGTAGTGGACGTAGTTAACAAACTTCCAGGTAAAGCGGCTGCCATACATTGGCGTGGTCAATCTCAAATCGAAACACCCTGTATGGATGGTACGCCGTTGGTAACGCAGTGTCCAATACCAAGCTATACCACTTTTCAATACAAGTTCCGAGCGTCGGCTGCTGGTACACATCTATGGCATGCGCATGCAG GTGCCGACATAACGAACGGCGTTTTTGGATCGTTGATAGTTCGGCAAGCAGACATTCGCGATCCTCAACGTGCTTTTTATGATGTCGATGACCCGAACCACGTGATACTAGTTACGCACTGGCAGCATTCTCCGGAAATGTCACTCGATCATGGTCACACAAAGCCAGCGATACTTCTCGTCAATGGTAAAGGACGGCAGATGAATGGACCAAAAGTTCCTTATACGACATTTACCGTCGTTCCTGGACGACGTCATCGTTTTCGAGCTGCCAATGCCGGTGGAGCTGGATCTTGTCCCATTAGAATTTCTATCGATAATCATTCTCTTTACTTGATAACTTTGGATGGACATCCTATCGAACCTCGATACGTTACATCGATTACTTTAGCGAAAG GCGAGAGAGcggattttatattaaaggCAAGCAAAAAGACCTCCTCTTATTGGATGAACATAAGTACGCCAAAGAAATGCGGAACAATTCCTGTTTATGGTGCtgcgattataaaatatcaaggGAGTCCTGTGGATCGTTTAGAAACTACGAATTCGGACGACATTCCGGTCGATCAAAGCGAAGATCAGGAAATGGATACGAATCGAGTCGCGATGACGACCGTTTACGACGAAACGTGTAACAATCTTGAGAATTTTTGTATCAACGAAATTCGAGGAATGCGTAAAATGCCGAAATTTCTTACTACCAAAACCGATTTGACTATTTATCTACCGATTAATTACATGGTGCAGTCAACCGATTCAATAG aagaTGGCGGCGTCGATATAAAATCCTTAAATGTGAACAACGTTACGTTCACTTATCCTTCGTCACCGTTATTGACGCAAAGTGGCGACATACCGAAAGGCTTGCTGTGTACGGGAAAGGACGAAGATGATCATAATGAGAACAACGAAACCACGTCGTCCTCGCGAAACTGTCACAATGATAACAGAGACGCCAACGACACGTGCGAATGCGTTCATATGCGTTATATCCCTCTCGGAGCGACCGTGGAAATAATTCTCTTGGATCAAG CTGGAATGGACGATCTCGTCTATCATCTACACGGATACAACTTTTACGTTGTCGGAGTTCAGAAATTTGACAGAAGCATGTCTCTGGATGATGTCAAGCATCTTGACAGAAAGGAATTACTTTTCTCCCGTAATTTGGATTGTGCACCGTCGAAAGACACGATAACAGTGCCGAAATTCGGCGCTGTCGCTCTCAGATTTAAAGCTAATAATCCTG GATATTGGATGCTGAGGGACGAACACGCAGTCGATTGGACCCGTGGCCTAGATGTTATCCTACAGGTTGGTCAACCTAATGAGATGATAGCAGCGCCGCAAGATTTCCCAAAATGTGGCTCCTTCGTCGGACCCGACTACTTTCTGATATAg